A single Providencia manganoxydans DNA region contains:
- the rpsM gene encoding 30S ribosomal protein S13 has translation MARIAGINIPDHKHTVIALTSIFGIGKTRSQAICEATGIAENVKISELSEEQIDKLRDEVAKYVVEGDLRREITLSIKRLMDLGCYRGLRHRRGLPVRGQRTKTNARTRKGPRKPIKK, from the coding sequence GTGGCCCGTATAGCAGGCATTAACATTCCTGATCATAAACATACCGTAATCGCTTTAACATCGATTTTCGGAATCGGCAAAACACGTTCACAGGCTATCTGTGAAGCAACTGGTATTGCTGAAAATGTTAAGATCAGTGAGCTGTCTGAAGAACAAATCGACAAGCTGCGTGACGAAGTTGCCAAGTATGTGGTAGAAGGTGACCTACGTCGTGAAATTACCCTGAGCATCAAGCGTCTGATGGACCTTGGATGTTACCGTGGTTTACGTCATCGTCGTGGTCTTCCTGTGCGCGGACAGCGTACTAAGACTAACGCTCGTACCCGCAAGGGTCCGCGTAAGCCGATCAAGAAATAA
- the zntR gene encoding Zn(2+)-responsive transcriptional regulator: MYKIGQIARLADVTPDTIRFYEKQGLMGHKVRTEGGYRLFTDQDLQRLRFIRYAKQLGFTLEAITELLSIRVDPEHHTCQESKQIVDLRLAEVERRIQELIIMRDSLKMLSSACCGEEHTSTYCSIMEILEKGASKVY; the protein is encoded by the coding sequence ATGTATAAAATAGGCCAAATAGCACGCCTTGCTGATGTGACCCCGGATACAATTCGTTTTTATGAAAAACAAGGATTGATGGGGCATAAAGTAAGAACAGAAGGTGGTTATAGATTGTTTACTGACCAAGATTTACAGCGTCTCAGGTTTATTCGTTATGCGAAGCAGTTGGGATTTACTTTAGAGGCAATAACCGAGCTGTTGTCTATAAGAGTCGATCCTGAACACCATACTTGCCAAGAGTCGAAACAAATTGTTGATCTACGATTAGCAGAGGTAGAAAGGAGGATCCAAGAACTGATTATTATGCGTGATTCATTAAAAATGTTGAGTTCGGCTTGCTGTGGTGAAGAGCATACATCGACATATTGTTCTATAATGGAAATCCTTGAAAAAGGTGCATCAAAAGTTTATTAA
- a CDS encoding DNA-directed RNA polymerase subunit alpha: protein MQGSVTEFLKPRLVDIEQVSSTHAKVTLEPLERGFGHTLGNALRRILLSSMPGCAVTEVEIDGVLHEYSTKEGVQEDILEILLNLKGLAVKVQGKDEVILTLNKSGIGPVTAADIVHDGDVEIVKPQHVICHLTDESASINMRIKVQRGRGYVPASARVHSEEDERPIGRLLVDACYSPVERIAYNVEAARVEQRTDLDKLVIEMETNGTIDPEEAIRRAATILAEQLEAFVDLRDVRQPEVKEEKPEFDPILLRPVDDLELTVRSANCLKAEAIHYIGDLVQRTEVELLKTPNLGKKSLTEIKDVLASRGLSLGMRLENWPPASIADD, encoded by the coding sequence ATGCAGGGTTCTGTGACAGAGTTTCTAAAACCGCGCCTGGTAGATATCGAGCAAGTGAGTTCGACGCACGCCAAGGTGACCCTTGAGCCTTTAGAGCGTGGCTTCGGTCATACTCTTGGTAACGCACTGCGCCGTATTCTGCTTTCGTCTATGCCGGGTTGTGCGGTGACAGAGGTTGAGATTGATGGTGTACTGCACGAGTACAGCACCAAAGAAGGTGTACAGGAAGATATCCTGGAGATTCTCCTCAACCTGAAAGGGCTGGCGGTAAAAGTTCAGGGTAAAGATGAAGTTATTCTAACCTTGAATAAATCTGGCATTGGCCCTGTGACCGCAGCCGACATCGTCCATGATGGCGATGTCGAAATCGTCAAGCCGCAGCACGTTATCTGCCACCTGACTGACGAAAGCGCATCAATTAATATGCGTATCAAAGTTCAGCGTGGTCGTGGTTATGTGCCGGCTTCTGCCCGAGTACATTCGGAAGAAGATGAGCGCCCAATCGGTCGTTTGCTGGTCGATGCTTGCTATAGCCCTGTAGAGCGTATTGCCTATAATGTTGAAGCAGCTCGTGTTGAGCAACGTACGGACTTGGATAAGTTAGTTATCGAAATGGAAACTAACGGTACAATCGATCCTGAAGAGGCGATTCGCCGTGCAGCGACTATTCTGGCTGAACAGCTTGAAGCTTTTGTTGACTTACGTGATGTTCGTCAGCCAGAAGTTAAAGAAGAGAAACCAGAGTTCGATCCTATCTTACTGCGCCCAGTTGACGATCTGGAATTGACTGTCCGCTCTGCTAACTGCCTTAAAGCAGAAGCTATCCACTACATCGGTGATCTGGTACAGCGTACTGAAGTTGAGTTGCTTAAAACGCCTAACCTTGGTAAGAAATCTCTTACTGAAATTAAGGACGTCTTGGCATCTCGTGGTCTTTCTCTGGGCATGCGCTTAGAAAATTGGCCACCAGCAAGTATTGCTGATGATTAG
- the rpsD gene encoding 30S ribosomal protein S4, with translation MARYLGPKLKLSRREGTDLFLKSGVRAIDTKCKLEQAPGQHGARKPRLSDYGVQLREKQKVRRIYGVLERQFRNYYKEATRLKGNTGENLLTLLEGRLDNVVYRMGFGATRAEARQMVSHKAIMVNGRVVNIASYQVSPNDVISVREKAKKQSRIKAALELAEQREKPTWLEVDAAKMEGVFKRIPERTDLSADINEHLIVELYSK, from the coding sequence ATGGCTAGATATTTGGGTCCTAAGCTCAAGCTGAGCCGTCGCGAAGGAACAGACCTCTTCCTGAAGTCTGGTGTTCGCGCGATTGACACCAAGTGTAAATTAGAACAGGCACCTGGCCAGCACGGAGCGCGTAAACCGCGTCTGTCTGACTACGGTGTTCAGTTACGTGAGAAACAAAAAGTTCGTCGTATTTACGGTGTTCTGGAACGTCAATTCCGTAACTATTACAAAGAAGCAACACGTCTGAAAGGCAACACAGGTGAAAACCTGCTGACTTTGCTGGAAGGCCGTCTTGATAACGTCGTTTATCGTATGGGCTTTGGCGCAACTCGCGCAGAAGCACGTCAAATGGTTAGCCATAAAGCTATCATGGTAAATGGCCGTGTAGTTAACATCGCTTCTTATCAGGTTTCCCCGAATGACGTTATCAGCGTTCGTGAGAAAGCGAAAAAACAGTCTCGTATCAAGGCTGCTTTAGAGCTGGCTGAACAGCGTGAGAAGCCAACTTGGCTGGAAGTTGATGCTGCTAAGATGGAAGGTGTGTTCAAACGTATTCCTGAACGTACTGACCTGTCTGCGGACATTAACGAACACCTGATCGTCGAGCTTTACTCTAAGTAA
- the rpsK gene encoding 30S ribosomal protein S11, translating into MAKAPIRARKRVRKQVSDGVAHIHASFNNTIVTITDRQGNALGWATAGGSGFRGSRKSTPFAAQVAAERCAEAVKEYGIKNLEVMVKGPGPGRESTIRALNAAGFRITNITDVTPIPHNGCRPPKKRRV; encoded by the coding sequence ATGGCAAAGGCACCAATTCGTGCACGTAAGCGTGTAAGAAAACAAGTCTCAGACGGTGTGGCTCATATCCATGCTTCTTTCAACAACACAATCGTTACTATTACTGATCGTCAGGGTAACGCATTAGGTTGGGCAACTGCCGGTGGTTCCGGTTTCCGTGGTTCTCGCAAATCCACTCCGTTTGCAGCTCAGGTTGCAGCAGAGCGTTGCGCAGAAGCCGTGAAAGAATACGGTATCAAGAACCTAGAAGTTATGGTTAAGGGACCGGGTCCAGGTCGCGAATCAACAATTCGTGCTCTGAACGCCGCAGGTTTCCGCATCACTAATATTACTGATGTGACTCCTATCCCTCATAACGGTTGTCGCCCACCGAAAAAACGCCGCGTTTAA
- the mscL gene encoding large-conductance mechanosensitive channel protein MscL: MSFLKEFREFAMKGNVVDMAVGIIIGAAFGKIVSSLVADIIMPPLGLLIGGVDFKQFSVILRAAEGDIPAVVLNYGMFIQTVFDFVIVAFAIFMAIKVMNKVRREKEAAPEAPPAPTKEEVLLSEIRDLLKEQNKK; the protein is encoded by the coding sequence ATGAGTTTTTTAAAAGAGTTTCGTGAATTTGCAATGAAGGGCAATGTTGTCGATATGGCTGTCGGTATCATTATTGGTGCGGCATTCGGTAAAATCGTCTCATCATTAGTTGCAGATATTATTATGCCACCACTTGGTTTATTAATTGGTGGGGTCGACTTTAAACAATTTAGTGTCATATTAAGGGCCGCAGAAGGTGATATACCGGCAGTTGTCCTTAATTATGGTATGTTTATACAAACTGTATTTGACTTTGTAATTGTCGCTTTTGCTATTTTTATGGCAATTAAAGTTATGAATAAAGTTCGTCGCGAAAAAGAAGCTGCGCCAGAAGCTCCACCTGCTCCAACTAAAGAAGAAGTATTGCTCTCTGAAATTCGTGATTTATTGAAAGAACAAAATAAAAAGTAA
- the rplQ gene encoding 50S ribosomal protein L17, which yields MRHRKSGRQLNRNSSHRQAMFRNMAGSLVRHEIIKTTLPKAKELRRVVEPLITLAKTDSVANRRLAFARTRDNEIVAKLFNELGPRFAARAGGYTRILKCGYRTGDNAPMAYIELVDRAVESQEAAAE from the coding sequence ATGCGCCATCGTAAGAGTGGTCGTCAATTGAACCGCAACAGCAGCCACCGCCAAGCTATGTTCCGTAACATGGCAGGTTCTTTAGTTCGTCATGAAATCATCAAGACGACTCTGCCTAAAGCGAAAGAACTGCGTCGCGTCGTTGAGCCGCTGATTACTCTTGCCAAGACCGACAGCGTAGCTAATCGTCGTCTGGCATTCGCCCGTACTCGTGATAACGAGATCGTGGCAAAATTGTTTAATGAACTGGGACCTCGCTTTGCAGCTCGTGCGGGCGGTTACACTCGTATTCTTAAGTGTGGCTACCGTACAGGTGACAATGCTCCGATGGCTTACATCGAGCTTGTTGACCGTGCTGTTGAGTCTCAAGAAGCAGCAGCAGAGTAA
- a CDS encoding alternative ribosome-rescue factor A produces MSQYQHKRGKIKDNAIEALLHDPLFRQRVEKNKKGKGSYNRKEKHNKGGNWEASGKQFFNLLPLAF; encoded by the coding sequence ATGAGCCAGTATCAACACAAACGTGGAAAAATTAAAGATAATGCGATTGAAGCATTATTGCATGATCCATTATTTAGGCAGAGAGTTGAAAAAAATAAAAAAGGTAAGGGAAGCTATAACAGAAAAGAAAAACATAATAAAGGTGGTAACTGGGAGGCCAGTGGTAAGCAGTTTTTTAACTTATTACCACTGGCTTTTTAG